A stretch of Bubalus bubalis isolate 160015118507 breed Murrah chromosome 19, NDDB_SH_1, whole genome shotgun sequence DNA encodes these proteins:
- the CREBRF gene encoding CREB3 regulatory factor, with product MPQPSVSGMDPPFGDAFRSHTFSEQTLMSTDLLANSSDPDFMYELDREMNYQQNPRDNFLSLEDCKDIENLESFTDVLDNEGTLTSNWEQWDTYCEDLTKYTKLTSCDIWGTKEVDYLGLDDFSSPYQDEEVISKTPTLAQLNSEDSQSVSDSLYYPDSLFSVKQNPLASSFPGKKITSRAAAPVCSSKTLQAEVPLSDCVQKASKPTSSTQIMVKTNMYHNEKVNFHVECKDYVKKAKVKINPVQQSRPLSSQVHADAAKENTCYCGAVAKRAEKKGTEPLQGHAAPALPFKEAQELLLSPLPQEGPGSVAAGESSSLSASTSVSDSSQKKEEHNYSLFVSDNLGEQPTKCSPEEDEEDEEDVDDEDHDEGFGSEHELSENEEEEEEEEDYEDDKDDDISDTFSEPGYENDSVEDLKEMTSVTSRKRGKRRYFWEYSEQLTPSQQERMLRPSEWNRETLPSNMYQKNGLHHGKYAVKKSRRTDVEDLTPNPKKLLQIGNELRKLNKVISDLTPVSELPLTARPRSRKEKNKLASRACRLKKKAQYEANKVKLWGLNTEYDNLLFVINSIKQEIVNRVQNPREERGPNMGQKLEILIKDTLGLPVAGQTSEFVNQVLEKTAEGNPTGGLVGLRIPTSKV from the exons ATGCCTCAG CCTAGTGTAAGCGGAATGGATCCGCCTTTTGGGGATGCCTTTCGAAGCCACACCTTTTCAGAACAGACTCTGATGAGCACAGATCTCTTAGCAAACAGTTCAGATCCAGATTTCATGTATGAACTG GATAGAGAGATGAACTACCAACAGAATCCTAGAGACAACTTCCTTTCTTTGGAGGACTGCAAAGACATTGAAAATCTGGAGTCTTTCACAGATGTCCTAGATAATGAGGGTACTTTAACCTCAAACTGGGAACAGTGGGATACATACTGTGAAGACTTAACGAAGTACACCAAACTAACCAGCTGTGACATCTGGGGAACAAAAGAAGTGGATTACTTGGGTCTTGATGACTTTTCCAGCCCTTACCAAGATGAAGAGGTCATAAGTAAAACTCCAACTCTGGCCCAGCTCAATAGCGAGGACTCGCAGTCTGTTTCTGATTCCCTTTATTACCCTGACTCACTTTTCAGTGTCAAACAAAATCCCTTGGCCTCTTCATTCCCTGGTAAAAAGATCACAAGCAGAGCAGCTGCCCCTGTGTGTTCTTCTAAGACTCTTCAAGCTGAGGTCCCTTTGTCAGACTGTGTCCAAAAAGCAAGTAAACCCACTTCAAGCACACAAATCATGGTGAAGACCAACATGTATCATAATGAGAAAGTGAACTTTCATGTTGAATGTAAAGACTATGTGAAAAAGGCAAAGGTAAAGATCAACCCAGTGCAGCAGAGCCGGCCTCTCTCGAGCCAGGTTCATGCAGATGCAGCAAAGGAAAACACCTGCTACTGTGGTGCAGTAGCCAAGAGAGCAGAGAAAAAAGGGACGGAGCCTCTGCAGGGCCATGCCGCTCCAGCCTTGCCTTTTAAAGAAGCCCAGGAACTACTACTCAGCCCCCTGCCTCAGGAGGGGCCTGGGTCAGTTGCAGCAGGAGAGAGTAGTAGCCTTTCTGCCAGCACATCGGTCTCAGATTCATCCCAGAAAAAAGAAGAGCACAATTATTCCCTTTTTGTCTCTGACAACTTGGGTGAACAGCCAACCAAATGCAGTCCTGAAGAGGATGAGGAGGATGAGGAGGATGTTGATGACGAGGACCACGATGAAGGATTTGGCAGCGAGCACGAACTTTCTGAAAacgaggaagaggaagaagaggaagaggattaTGAAGATGACAAGGATGATGACATTAGTGACACTTTCTCTGAACCAG gctatGAAAATGATTCTGTGGAAGACTTGAAGGAGATGACTTCAGTTACCTCTCGGAAGAGAGGTAAAAGAAGGTACTTCTGGGAGTACAGTGAGCAACTCACACCATCACAGCAAGAGAGGATGCTGAGGCCATCTGAATGGAACCGAGAGACCTTGCCAAGTAACATGTATCAGAAAAACGGCTTACACCATG GAAAATATGCAGTCAAGAAGTCTCGGAGAACAGATGTGGAAGACCTGACTCCAAACCCTAAAAAACTGCTCCAGATAGGCAACGAACTGCGGAAGCTGAATAAAGTGATTAGTGATCTGACTCCAGTCAGTGAGCTTCCCCTAACAGCCCGGCCACGGTCACGGAAGGAGAAGAATAAGCTGGCTTCCAG GGCTTGTCGGTTAAAGAAAAAAGCACAGTATGAAGCTAATAAAGTGAAATTATGGGGCCTCAACACAGAATATG ataatttattgtttgtaatcAACTCCATCAAGCAAGAGATTGTAAACCGAGTACAGAATccaagagaggagagaggacCCAACATGGGACAGAAGCTTGAAATCCTCATTAAGGATACTCTTG GTCTCCCAGTTGCTGGGCAAACCTCAGAATTTGTTAACcaagtgttagagaagactgcAGAAGGCAATCCCACTGGAGGCCTTGTAGGACTAAGGATACCAACATCAAAAGTGTAA